One Engraulis encrasicolus isolate BLACKSEA-1 chromosome 5, IST_EnEncr_1.0, whole genome shotgun sequence DNA segment encodes these proteins:
- the LOC134449308 gene encoding uncharacterized protein LOC134449308: MSYPSIVQSPHQPVALTLPNPPSQDDDDFPSPPSPSQGDAFPNPPCEDHEFPNPPSLDNDFPNPPCQEEDFPNPAAQEGEKPEPGLHFRSAPGAGLVLAGFLVLVGVGVATAGYWPSRALPRQSPTRPRERLKLIGPIILAVGLFILICSSTLLYENRDRLWAEENGGKKKRKKKKRRQRKSKPPPPPPTTNDYEECPVEEVMTVCLPPPSLATHTLTDSELNIHCVITVTDMCGTSLDAKQQDSGLGPLSPFQPSHYKVDAKQDSSLGPSASFQPSHCKLDAKQQDGGLGPLPPFQPSHCKPSGVEKPLPLLTPPIIKLNNCVIDPYPLEPPPLPQRTYKLKRSGSSFESR; this comes from the coding sequence ATGTCCTATCCTTCCATTGTCCAGTCTCCGCATCAGCCTGTGGCCTTAACCCTACCCAATCCCCCCAGTCAAGACGACGATGACTTCCCCAGTCCTCCCAGTCCCAGTCAAGGTGACGCATTTCCCAATCCCCCCTGTGAAGACCACGAATTTCCCAACCCCCCTAGCCTAGACAACGATTTTCCCAATCCCCCTTGTCAAGAAGAGGACTTCCCCAATCCGGCCGCTCAGGAAGGGGAGAAGCCGGAGCCTGGTCTCCACTTCCGCTCGGCTCCCGGTGCGGGCCTGGTGCTGGCCGGCTTCCTGGtgctggtgggggtgggtgtggccACCGCTGGCTACTGGCCTTCGCGTGCTCTGCCGCGCCAGTCTCCGACGAGGCCCCGCGAGAGGCTGAAGCTGATCGGGCCAATCATCTTGGCCGTgggcctcttcatcctcatctgcTCCAGCACCTTGCTGTACGAAAATCGCGATCGCCTGTGGGCAGAGGAGAATGGAGGCAAGAAGAAgcgcaaaaagaagaaaagacggCAACGCAAAAgcaagcctcctcctcctcctcctactactaatGACTATGAGGAGTGTCCTGTGGAAGAGGTGATGACCGTATGTCTTCCTCCACCGAGTCTggccacacacaccctcaccgaTTCAGAGCTTAACATCCACTGTGTGATCACTGTGACTGACATGTGTGGCACATCACTGGATGCCAAACAGCAGGACAGTGGACTGGGCCCCTTGTCACCCTTTCAGCCCTCCCATTACAAGGTGGATGCCAAACAGGACTCGAGTTTGGGTCCCTCGGCATCATTTCAGCCGTCCCATTGCAAGCTGGATGCCAAACAACAGGATGGTGGACTGGGCCCCTTGCCACCATTTCAGCCATCCCACTGCAAGCCCAGTGGTGTGGAGAAGCCCCTCCCACTGCTGACACCTCCAATCATAAAGCTGAACAACTGTGTGATTGACCCCTACCCCCTTGAGCCCCCGCCCCTGCCTCAGCGCACCTATAAACTCAAGAGGAGCGGCTCCAGCTTTGAGAGccgataa